In Dysidea avara unplaced genomic scaffold, odDysAvar1.4 SCAFFOLD_434, whole genome shotgun sequence, a single window of DNA contains:
- the LOC136246222 gene encoding uncharacterized protein isoform X1, whose translation MDQWIMDHVKVVQSPAYDDYSSCPSNYKVTRGCLSQESQRVCSVVSCGHVMQGEIDAIIRRRIAYSVSSTIRVKENLKINHYTVLLLSLYCMTVVLFYYYIIHESMSHPMHLPQIGQRAGICKGMVILTHPQGRGICNTNHHIVNGSRDK comes from the exons ATGGACCAGTGGATCATGGATCATGTGAAA GTAGTGCAGTCCCCTGCGTACGATGACTACtccag TTGTCCAAGTAATTATAAAGTGACAAGAGGTTGTCTCAGTCAAGAATCCCAAAGAGTTTGTTCAGTTG TTAGTTGTGGTCATGTCATGCAAGGAGAGATTGATGCAATTATTAG GAGGAGAATAGCATACTCAGTTTCAAGTACCATCCGAGTTAaagaaaatttaaaaataaatcattatacagtactgttactgtcattgtactgtatgactgtaGTACTTTTTTACTATTATATTATACACGAATCAATGTCACACCCCATGCACCTACCCCAGATTGGGCAGCGGGCAGGAATTTGCAAGGGAATGGTCATCCTAACTCatccccagggtaggggcatttgcaacactAATCACCATATTGTTAATGGTTCCCGAGATAAATAA
- the LOC136246222 gene encoding uncharacterized protein isoform X2: MDQWIMDHVKVQSPAYDDYSSCPSNYKVTRGCLSQESQRVCSVVSCGHVMQGEIDAIIRRRIAYSVSSTIRVKENLKINHYTVLLLSLYCMTVVLFYYYIIHESMSHPMHLPQIGQRAGICKGMVILTHPQGRGICNTNHHIVNGSRDK, encoded by the exons ATGGACCAGTGGATCATGGATCATGTGAAAG TGCAGTCCCCTGCGTACGATGACTACtccag TTGTCCAAGTAATTATAAAGTGACAAGAGGTTGTCTCAGTCAAGAATCCCAAAGAGTTTGTTCAGTTG TTAGTTGTGGTCATGTCATGCAAGGAGAGATTGATGCAATTATTAG GAGGAGAATAGCATACTCAGTTTCAAGTACCATCCGAGTTAaagaaaatttaaaaataaatcattatacagtactgttactgtcattgtactgtatgactgtaGTACTTTTTTACTATTATATTATACACGAATCAATGTCACACCCCATGCACCTACCCCAGATTGGGCAGCGGGCAGGAATTTGCAAGGGAATGGTCATCCTAACTCatccccagggtaggggcatttgcaacactAATCACCATATTGTTAATGGTTCCCGAGATAAATAA